Proteins from one Streptosporangium becharense genomic window:
- a CDS encoding superoxide dismutase, whose amino-acid sequence MSEYTLPDMPYDYAALEPAITGEILELHHAKHHAAYVKGANDTLERLAEARDKGEFGGLVGLEKTFAFNLSGHVLHSIFWQNLSPDGGDRPDGELGDAITEHFGSFEAFRKQLTTATATVQGSGWGVLAWEPLGRRLVVEQVYDHHGNVGANTTPLLVFDAWEHAYYLQYRNVRPDYVEKLWDLVNWNDVTERFSTVTGTEI is encoded by the coding sequence GTGAGCGAGTACACCCTGCCCGACATGCCGTACGACTACGCGGCCCTGGAGCCCGCCATCACCGGCGAGATCCTGGAGCTGCACCACGCCAAGCACCACGCCGCCTACGTCAAGGGGGCCAACGACACCCTGGAGCGGCTGGCCGAGGCCCGCGACAAGGGTGAGTTCGGCGGGCTGGTCGGACTGGAGAAGACCTTCGCCTTCAACCTCTCCGGCCACGTGCTGCACTCGATCTTCTGGCAGAACCTCTCCCCGGACGGCGGCGACCGCCCCGACGGCGAACTCGGCGACGCCATCACCGAGCACTTCGGGTCCTTCGAGGCGTTCAGGAAGCAGCTCACCACCGCCACCGCGACCGTGCAGGGCTCCGGGTGGGGCGTGCTGGCCTGGGAACCGCTCGGCCGTCGCCTGGTGGTCGAGCAGGTCTACGACCACCACGGCAACGTGGGGGCGAACACCACCCCGCTGCTGGTCTTCGACGCCTGGGAGCACGCCTACTACCTGCAGTACCGCAACGTGCGACCCGACTACGTCGAGAAGCTGTGGGATCTGGTCAACTGGAACGACGTGACGGAGCGTTTCTCAACTGTCACAGGCACAGAAATCTGA
- a CDS encoding GNAT family N-acetyltransferase — translation MSLTFDDVEPTAAALRSIYAAAFTPPPWHETPDQIEGFVRRLPQLAGKPGFRCVIARVDGEPAGFTCGFACPDPWPADRLYGHIADALGERLPILTGRSELHELAVDPRFTRRGVGAALVERFTAAGPSWLVTSPEADAAVRLYERLGWSQACEFEVPRERLRIFRVYLSPASPGACVAP, via the coding sequence GTGTCACTGACGTTCGACGACGTCGAGCCGACCGCCGCAGCGTTGAGGTCGATCTATGCGGCGGCCTTCACGCCGCCGCCGTGGCACGAGACGCCCGACCAGATCGAGGGCTTCGTACGGCGCCTGCCCCAGTTGGCGGGCAAGCCCGGCTTCCGCTGTGTGATCGCGCGTGTCGACGGTGAACCCGCCGGGTTCACCTGCGGATTCGCCTGCCCCGATCCCTGGCCCGCCGACCGCCTCTACGGGCACATCGCCGACGCGCTCGGAGAGAGGCTGCCGATCCTGACCGGCCGTTCCGAGCTGCACGAACTCGCGGTCGACCCCCGTTTCACCCGCCGGGGCGTCGGCGCCGCCCTGGTGGAGCGCTTCACCGCCGCCGGCCCCTCCTGGCTGGTCACCTCGCCCGAGGCGGATGCCGCGGTCCGGCTCTACGAGCGCCTGGGCTGGTCGCAGGCGTGCGAGTTTGAAGTCCCCCGGGAGAGACTGCGGATCTTCCGCGTCTACCTCTCTCCGGCTTCCCCAGGGGCCTGCGTGGCTCCCTGA